TCTCCCGCCCGCTGGTTAGCGAAGATGTGCCGTTTGGCGGCGACATATCCGTCAAGGCCGCCGTGGCGGTCCAGATGGTCTGGGCTGATATTGAGGAGAACGGCGATTTCGAACCGCATGCCCGGCGTCAGTTCAAGCTGGTAGGAGGACAGTTCCAGAACATATCGGGTGGTGCTGCCACCGGGTTCCAGGGCAAGTACGCCAAGGCCGATATTGCCGCCGGTCCGCACTTCACACCCGGCCGCGGCCAGAACGTGACTGATCAGGGCCGTGGTGGTGGACTTGCCGTTGGTGCCGGTAATGCCGATGGCGCGCAACTCGGGGTGGCTGCGCCACATGAGTTCCAGGTCGGAGAGAATCTCGCAGCCATGGTCGCGCGCCCGCACGGCCACCGGGTGCGGCTTGGGAAAGCGATGGGGAATACCGGGACTGAGGACCAGGCCGTCGATTTCCGCAAAGCTTTCCTGCATGAGATCGGCCAGCGGAACGCCGGCGGCGGCGGCGGCGGACCGCCGCTCCGCCTGGTCGTCCCAGCCCAGCACCCGGGCGCCGCTGGCGGCCAGGGCCTTGGCCGCACTGAGCCCGGTGCGGCCAAGGCCCAGCACCGCGTAGGTCTGTCCTCTGGTGCGGGGCAGCGCAATCATGGGCCTAGCGCAACTTCAGGGTCGCCAGACCGGCGACGGCCAGGATCGAGGCAATGATCCAGAAGCGGATGACGATGGTCGGCTCCGCCCAGCCCTTCTGCTCGAAGTGATGATGCAGCGGCGCCATGCGGAAAACGCGACGCCCGGTCAATCGGAACGACACCACCTGGGCGATGACCGATACGGTTTCCAGAACGAACAGGCCGCCGACGATGGCCAGGACAATTTCGTGCTTGGTGACCGCAGCGATGGCGCCCAGTGCGCCACCCATGGACAGCGATCCCGTGTCGCCCATGAACACCATGGCCGGCGGCGCGTTGTACCACAGGAAGCCAAGCCCGGCGCCGACCATGGCGCCGCAGAACACAGCCAACTCGCCGGCCCCCGGCACATGATTGATCTGCAGATAGCCGGCAAAAATGGAATTACCGGCCAGATAGGCGATGAACAGGAAGCAACTGGCTGCCAGCATCACCGGCCCGATGGCCAGGCCGTCCAGCCCGTCTGTCAGATTGACGGAGTTGGAGGCGCCGACAATGACGAAGGCGACAAACGGAAAATAGAACCAACCGAGATCCACAAGCAGGTTCTTGAAGAAGGGAAAGGCCAGGGTGGTGGCCAGCGGGTCGCGGGTCAGATGGCTGATGGCGACAGCGGCGGCAAGGGCGACCAAAGCCTGCATGGCGAATTTGAACTTGCCAGGAATGCCGGCGCTGCTACGTCGTGTCAGTTTGCGATAGTCATCGACGAAACCTATGGCGCCGAAAGCCACGGTGACCGCCAGCACGACCCAGGTAAAGCCGTTGCTGAGGTCGGCCCACAGCAATGTGGAAATGCTGAGCGACAGAAGAATCAGAAACCCGCCCATGGTTGGCGTTCCCTGCTTGGTCAGCAGGTGACTGGCCGGGCCGTCAGTACGGATGGGCTGGCCGGCCGGCTGCTTGCGACGCAACCAGCGGATAAACGACGGGCCAAGAACGAACGAGACGATCAGCGCCGTCATGACCGCGCCGCCGGTGCGGAAGGTCAGAAAGCGGAACAGATTGAAGACGGTATAATTGTCGGCCAGCGGCGCCAGGAGATTAAACAGCATGGGCGACGCCTTCCTGGGTGTTCCGGCTGGTAGCGCGGTGACGAAAGTGGTCAACCACGAGGCTCGCCCGGCTTGCCTTGGAGCCTTTGACCAGCACGATGTCATCGGGTCTTAACAACTGATCCAGGGCCTCTGGCAGGGCATCGGCGCTGGTCACCGCCAGAGCCCGGTTCTTTTCCGGCAAGGCGGCAAAGAGCACCGCCGCCAGGGGTCCGATGGCGAAGACGAGATCGACCCCGGCGGCGGTCACGTCCGCGGCCATGGCCTTGTGCAGGCTCGCCGCTGTGTCGCCCAGTTCCAGCATGTCGCCAAGCACGGCGATCCGTCGGCCGCTGGCGGCGGGCTTCATAACGCCAAGGGAATGCAGGGCCGCGCGCATGGAGTCGGGGTTGGCGTTGTACGCGTCATCAATCACGGTGAGCACACCGCCGCGGATGGCGGCGGTGAATCGTTCACCACGTCCGGGCAGGGAGCGGAGCTTGCCCAGGGCGGTCGCCGCCGGGCCGGGGTCCAGACCTAACGCCGCCACGGCGGTCAGCACAGCCAGGACGTTGGAGGCCCAGTGTTCTTCCGTCAGGGGCAGAGTGACCGTGTGGCGATGACCGAGAATCATGGCCTCCAGGACAGCGCCCTCGGCGGTCTTTCGCCACGACACCAGGCATCCATCGGCGCTGCTATGCCGACCGAAGGTCAGCACCCTGGCGTGCTGGGCTTTGGCTCGTGCCTCCAGCACGGCAAACTGATCACTGTCGCGCGGCAGAACGGCGATACCGTCGGCGACAAGACCGGCACAGATGTCTGCTTTTTCCGCCGCTATGGCGGCGATACTGTCGAAGGCCTCAAGATGGGCAGCACCAATGGATGTGATGATGGCCACGTGCGGCCTGGCGAGACGCGACAAAGGGGCGATCTCACCCGGCTGGTTCATGCCGATTTCGAGTACCGCATAGGTGGCGTGGCGCGGCAGGCGGGCCATGCTCAAAGGCACACCCCAGGCATTGTTGAGATTGCCGGTGGTGGCCGAGGTGGCCCCGTAGGCGGCCAGAGCGAGGGCCAGGGCCTCCTTGGTGCTGGTCTTGCCGACACTGCCCGTGACAGCGATAACGCGCGCCTGACTGCGCTGCCGGGCGGCGGTGGCCAGCGCTTGCAGCCCGGCATCGGTGTCGTCGACGCGCAGCAGAGGCCACTCGGCTCGATGGCTGGCGACGGCGCCACGACGATCGACCATGGCTGCCGCGGCGCCGTTGCGGAAGGCTGCTGCGACGAAACTGTGTCCGTCGTGGTTGGGACCCTTGATGGCAACAAACAGGTCGCCATGCGCTAGCGAGCGGCTATCCAGCGACACGCCTGTCGCCAACCATGGTGCGGTGGACTGTCCACCGGTTGCCGCCTCGGCTTCGGCCGCGCTCCACAAGGGTTCAACCATGAGCCGCCCCCTGGCCGGAGCCAATCAGACCCCGCGCCACGGCGCGGTCGTCAAACGGCAGGATTTGATCGCCGATGATCTGGCCGGTCTCATGACCTTTGCCGGCAATGAGCAAACCGTCGCCGGCGGCGAGCCCGCGTACCGCGGTCTCAATGGCTTGCCGGCGGTCTGCGATGTGGAGGGCGTCGGGCGCCTGCGCCAGAATCTGCCGCCGGATCGCTTCGGCGTTTTCCGTGCGTGGGTTGTCATCCGTGACAATGACGCGGTCGGCGTTGTGCGCGGCGATGCGCCCCATGACCGGACGTTTGGCACCGTCGCGGTCGCCGCCGCAACCGAACACCACTACCAGACGACCCGTCACATGTGGCCGCATGGCTTGCAAAGCGGCCTGCAGGGCGTCCGGTGTGTGCGCATAGTCAACGACCACAAGGCCGCCGGCCTCTGTCGCGCCGATGATCTCCATGCGCCCGGGGGCGCCGTGCAGCCGGTTCAGGGCGTTCAGCACCTGCATGGACGACAGGCCTGATGCCAGGCCGATGCCGGCGGCGGCAAGGGCATTGAGAATCTGAAAGCGTCCCCACAGAGGCAGACGCACATCGCCGGTCGTTCCGCCGATTGTCAGTGTCAGCCGCCAGCCCTCCGGCGTCGCGGCCATGTGGTCGCAGCGCACGCCACCATGCGTCAGGCCATAGTCCAGCACGGAAAGGTTGCGGGCGCGGGCGATGTTGCGAAGGGTGTCGTACTCGCCCGAGTCGCGGTTGAGGACCACACTGCCGCCGGTGACAACGATCTCTGAAAACAGGCGTTCCTTGGCCCGTCGGTAGGCCGCCATATCACCGTGATAGTCCAGGTGATCATGGCTCAGGTTGGTAAAGGCGGCGATGGAGACACGAACCCCGTCCAGCCTATGCTGAGCCAGCCCGTGGCTGGAGGCCTCCAGGGCCAAATGAGCCACGCCGTCACCGGCCAGCCGGGCCAGGGCGTGGTGCAGGTCCATGACGTCTGGCGTGGTCAGTCGGCTATCCAGCCGCGCCTGGCTGGCGCCGTCTGACTCTATGCCCAGGGTGCCCAGGCTGGCTGCCGGCCGGCCGGCTGAGCGCCATATCTGGCTGGCGAAGGTGGCGACCGACGTCTTGCCGTTGGTGCCGGTGACAGCGGCAATGCAGGCGGGCTGGGGGCCGCAGTATGCCGACGCCATGCGGGCGAAGCGTCGCGGCACGCAATCGTCGGTAACCAGGCTGATGACTTTGTCGGTCGCCGGCAGCGCGGTACCGGTCTCGGCCAGCACGGCGATGGCGCCGTGACGCAGGGCATCGGGAATATAGTGACGACCATCAACCCGGGTGCCAGGCAGGGCGGCGAACAGCATGCCCGGCTCAATGCGGCGCGAATCCGCACTCAGGCCCGTAATGTCCACGTCCGGACCTACCAGATGGGCTGCCGGAATCGGCGGCCAGCCGGTATCGGTGTGATCTTGCATCAGGTCAGTAAGACGCAAGATGACGCCCTCCCAGTGGCAGGGTTATGGCAATCATGTCGTCATAGGCCCGTTCGTCATCGGGGCGCGGACGAATGCCGAGCAGGGGTGCGGCGCGGCCGACAAAGCGGCCGACAACCGGCGCAGCGACCCAGCCACCGGTGGCGAAGCCGTATGACTGGGCGTCGCCCTTTGGCTCGTCGATCAGTGCCAGAACAACGTATTGCGGTGCGTCTACGGGAAAGACCCCGACAAAGGACGACAGCAGCCGTCGTTCAGCATAGCCCCGCCCGCTCTGTTTCTCGGCGGTGCCGGTCTTGCCGCCGACCAGATAGCCGGGGGCATCGGCCATGCTGCCGGTGCCTTCGGTCACCACCAGCCGCATGAGCTGGCGCATGGTCTGTGATGTTTGCGCAGACAGGACCTGTGTTTCCTGCGTCGGCGAGGCGACGTTACGACGCAACAAGGTCGGCGCCATCAGGCGGCCGCCATTGACGATGGCCGCTGTGGCGCTGGCCAGTTGAAGGGGGGGGACAGAAACGCCATAGCCATAGGACACCGTGATGGTGTTGACGTCACGCCAGCGCTCTGGCTTCACCGGTTGCCCCAGTTCGCGCAATTCAATGGCGGACGGGCTCAAGAGGCCCAGACGCGTGAGATAAGCCTGTTGCCGTTCGCCGCCGACGGCCAGCGCCATGCGCGCGGCGCCGATATTGGAGGAGTGGATGAATACTTCCGGCACGGTGAGCCAGCGGTTCTGACCGTGATAGTCATCAATGGTAAAGCGGGAGATGCGCAGAGGCTCTGTGGCATCGAAGGAGTCGGCCAGAGACACGGCACCGGAATCCAGCGCCATGGCGGTGGTGAAGGCTTTGAACGTGGAGCCCATTTCATAGACGCCCAGGGTCGTCTGGTTGAAACGGGCTTCGGCTGGCGCGTTGCCCGCGAGTTGCGGGTCGAAGTCTGGAAGCGACACCATGGCGATCACTTCACCGCTCGCCACGTCGAGCACCAGACCACT
Above is a window of Alphaproteobacteria bacterium DNA encoding:
- the mraY gene encoding phospho-N-acetylmuramoyl-pentapeptide-transferase — encoded protein: MLFNLLAPLADNYTVFNLFRFLTFRTGGAVMTALIVSFVLGPSFIRWLRRKQPAGQPIRTDGPASHLLTKQGTPTMGGFLILLSLSISTLLWADLSNGFTWVVLAVTVAFGAIGFVDDYRKLTRRSSAGIPGKFKFAMQALVALAAAVAISHLTRDPLATTLAFPFFKNLLVDLGWFYFPFVAFVIVGASNSVNLTDGLDGLAIGPVMLAASCFLFIAYLAGNSIFAGYLQINHVPGAGELAVFCGAMVGAGLGFLWYNAPPAMVFMGDTGSLSMGGALGAIAAVTKHEIVLAIVGGLFVLETVSVIAQVVSFRLTGRRVFRMAPLHHHFEQKGWAEPTIVIRFWIIASILAVAGLATLKLR
- the murF gene encoding UDP-N-acetylmuramoyl-tripeptide--D-alanyl-D-alanine ligase, whose amino-acid sequence is MVEPLWSAAEAEAATGGQSTAPWLATGVSLDSRSLAHGDLFVAIKGPNHDGHSFVAAAFRNGAAAAMVDRRGAVASHRAEWPLLRVDDTDAGLQALATAARQRSQARVIAVTGSVGKTSTKEALALALAAYGATSATTGNLNNAWGVPLSMARLPRHATYAVLEIGMNQPGEIAPLSRLARPHVAIITSIGAAHLEAFDSIAAIAAEKADICAGLVADGIAVLPRDSDQFAVLEARAKAQHARVLTFGRHSSADGCLVSWRKTAEGAVLEAMILGHRHTVTLPLTEEHWASNVLAVLTAVAALGLDPGPAATALGKLRSLPGRGERFTAAIRGGVLTVIDDAYNANPDSMRAALHSLGVMKPAASGRRIAVLGDMLELGDTAASLHKAMAADVTAAGVDLVFAIGPLAAVLFAALPEKNRALAVTSADALPEALDQLLRPDDIVLVKGSKASRASLVVDHFRHRATSRNTQEGVAHAV
- a CDS encoding UDP-N-acetylmuramoyl-L-alanyl-D-glutamate--2,6-diaminopimelate ligase; protein product: MRLTDLMQDHTDTGWPPIPAAHLVGPDVDITGLSADSRRIEPGMLFAALPGTRVDGRHYIPDALRHGAIAVLAETGTALPATDKVISLVTDDCVPRRFARMASAYCGPQPACIAAVTGTNGKTSVATFASQIWRSAGRPAASLGTLGIESDGASQARLDSRLTTPDVMDLHHALARLAGDGVAHLALEASSHGLAQHRLDGVRVSIAAFTNLSHDHLDYHGDMAAYRRAKERLFSEIVVTGGSVVLNRDSGEYDTLRNIARARNLSVLDYGLTHGGVRCDHMAATPEGWRLTLTIGGTTGDVRLPLWGRFQILNALAAAGIGLASGLSSMQVLNALNRLHGAPGRMEIIGATEAGGLVVVDYAHTPDALQAALQAMRPHVTGRLVVVFGCGGDRDGAKRPVMGRIAAHNADRVIVTDDNPRTENAEAIRRQILAQAPDALHIADRRQAIETAVRGLAAGDGLLIAGKGHETGQIIGDQILPFDDRAVARGLIGSGQGAAHG
- a CDS encoding penicillin-binding protein 2, with protein sequence MMGSITRHRHIRIDGRTKTFVEVGRTRLVLTGALFAVAFGVLALRVADLSIVQAAAQADLVQRQVTDQVVHRAELTDRNGVILATSLATASLYADPQRVQDIDETARRLSTILPDLSENWIRERLDTDRRFVWLRRNLTPRQHYEVNRLGLPGLDFVTEESRVYPHGRLVSHAVGFTDIDNRGLAGIERGLEDVITSSQAAISLSLDIRIQGILHEELAAAMTRFRAVGASGLVLDVASGEVIAMVSLPDFDPQLAGNAPAEARFNQTTLGVYEMGSTFKAFTTAMALDSGAVSLADSFDATEPLRISRFTIDDYHGQNRWLTVPEVFIHSSNIGAARMALAVGGERQQAYLTRLGLLSPSAIELRELGQPVKPERWRDVNTITVSYGYGVSVPPLQLASATAAIVNGGRLMAPTLLRRNVASPTQETQVLSAQTSQTMRQLMRLVVTEGTGSMADAPGYLVGGKTGTAEKQSGRGYAERRLLSSFVGVFPVDAPQYVVLALIDEPKGDAQSYGFATGGWVAAPVVGRFVGRAAPLLGIRPRPDDERAYDDMIAITLPLGGRHLASY